In Mustela erminea isolate mMusErm1 chromosome 7, mMusErm1.Pri, whole genome shotgun sequence, the genomic stretch CTACCTTCCTGGGAGCCTATCCCATGTAAAGGCATGTCCCTCACATGATGTTGGCCTTGTGCACAGCCGTGACCTTGCCCCGCCCCTTCTTGGTGGCATAGTCAAAGGCAAACTTTGCAATCCGCTGAGATTTGGTTCGAGTGACAATCTTCAAGCACTCAATCACACCTCTTGCACTCTGTGTAAGAAGAGAGAAGCAGCCAGGTGACcctgaaaagaagggaaggagctaTGCCACTCTCCCACCTTCACCCCTGACCTCCCCAATTTCTAGGGCCTCACCTCATGTTCCAGGGAGCTGtattctccttctgtctgctccCGAATGATCACCAGATCTAGATTGTTGTGTCGAGTCTTGTACCCAGGAAGTGATTTCACATGGACTACATTGGCAAACAAGTCCAACTTAcgcctgggggtggggcagagccaTTAGCACCATGTCTGGTGCTCTAGGACTCCTCTGACCCATGGCCCCCACCACCTACCTTAGGCGCATATCGTAGGAGGCTAGCTCGCCCTTATATTCCATCGGGGTATGGATCTTTCCTGCATAAACAAAGGGGTCAGGGTTGGGCACAAACCAAGCCCAAGGGAAGCCAGATCAGTGTCTGATCCTCTCAGTGACAGGATGCAACCCAgactcctctcccactcccaaaTCTGTGACTTTTAAGTGCCTCTGGAGGCAAAGAAAAATGCCGTTAAAACCAGTGTTttataagacaaaaccagagagggcgacaaaccgtaagagattcttaatctcaggaaacaaacagagttgctggagtggaggggagtgggagtgatggggtggctgggggatggacatgggggagggcatgtgctatggtgagcgctgtgaattgtgtaagactgacaaatcacagacctgtacccctgaaacaatacattatatgttaatttaaaaacaaaacaaaacagtgttttatttttagttactcTATTTAATTTATGATGAAACTTCAAGGTGACCTAAAAGGAGGACAAAAAACATTTTCAGGTGATCAAACAGCCTGGGTTTAATAGGCTAAGAAACAATGCTAAGGAACCTATGACCTTTCTTGATGTATGCCTGTCTACCTACTTGACATTTTTTCAACTGATACTTACTGAATACTGGCCATGCATCAGGCACTAGGGATTTCAACCAAAAAACACAATACCCAATTCCTGTCTTCAAGGGGCAAACAATACATCGGGGAAGACAAATGCAAAACACATGATAAATACCATGGGCGAGGTATTAACGTCATGTACAGGAACCCCGAGTAGAAATTCCCTCTGGTAACATCTAGAAATGTCATAGAACACTTGGCATTTCAGCCAAGCCTTTAGTTAAGTGAGTACAGTAGGTTGAATAGTGACTCCAAAATGGTATGTCCATTACCATTTACCCTAATTCCTGAATCTTAtttgtgaccttatttgggaatataaaatgtgaccttatttgggaaaatagGGTTTGTAGACTAATTAAGTATCTTGAGATGAAATCAACTTGAATTAGAGTACTCTAAATCCATTAAGTCTTCatacaggaaaacaaagagaaacagatacacagatacagagagggaaaagccaTAGGATGACTGAGGCAGAGATCGTAGTGATGTATCTCGAAGTCAAGAAACACCAGGAGCCACCAGGAgccaccaggagctggaagaggcaaagaagcATTCTCCCTGAAGTCTTCAGAGGAAGCCCTTCCAACAACTTAATTTTGGgattctggcctccagaactgtcagaacaaatttgttattttaggCCCCTAGCTTTGAGGTTAATTTGTACAGTAGCCCTAGGAAACTGTAATACAGTAAGTGAGAACTAATCTAACAGGTAGCATCCGAGAAAGAACATTCTGGACAGAAGTAATGACTAAGTCAAGATAGTCAAGATAGTACACGTATTTGGAAACTAACGGTCCAGTGTGACCAAAGCACAGAACAAGTGTTATGGAAATAAAGGCAGAAGAAGTGAAAGTCAGCTTATGAAAAACTTACTTTCCTAAGCTAAGGCTGGGCCTGACAAAGTCATGTTGGTCTTTCCAAAAGAAGAGATGCAGATGGAGGATTGTAGGGGCAGGACCGGaagcccccaaaacaaacaacaaacaaatgagattaaagcaaagaagcagaggggaagacagaagaaaagaggcaGCTAGAAGAGGCACTCTAGAAACACAATGAACAAGATTTGATGACCCATGATGGAGCCCCTGACAGACTTCAAACCTTGATGCCTTCCTGCAAAGGCAGCTCACATGATGACTCTCAACTCCTGAGTTaacagacagaagaaacaaacagCCGCAAAATGGTGATGGGAGCTTGGGGGACTTAATGTGTTAGCATGTGCAGAAAGAAGCTTAAAGAATATTTGCTCACATGACTTTAAGGGACACGTAGGTGGCGTAGCAAGGGAGCACACATACCAATGATGGCCACCTTGTTTTCCTTCATGGAACTCAACACCTGCTCCAGCTTCTCCTCAGATGCCATATTCTGCACCTCGCTCAGGTGATGCTCCTGGAACTCCACTGGGACAGAGGCAGCCTTTGGGGACACGTACCAAAAATCTCTGGGTCAGGATCGAGTAAGCAGTCCTTTCCAACCCACGCCATAGTCCGTGCTGGCTGATTCCCCCAGGGCCCTCACCTTGAACACCTCCTTGACAGCGTGCATCAGTTCAGGCCCCACGCCGTCTCCTGGCAGCATAGTCACGGGAAAGGCTCCCTCCACTCTCATGTCCTCAGCCTGGAAGCAGAGCCGTCAGAGCTAGAGCTGCGGCGGGGGCACAGACTCCCGGGGAGAGGGAATGAGGGGTCAGGGGAGTGGGCAGGCAGGAGTCGGACCTGCCCTTACCTGGCTCCGCGAGGCGGCCTGCGCCACGGCCGAGGTACACAGGCTCCTCCATGCCCCGGGGTTCGGGGCGGCGACCAGAGCCTGCGACACAGACGCACACGCCTGTGAGGTCGGGTATGGGAGTCCCAGCCCCCGAGTACCGCTATGAACCCGGTACAATCCCGCCgctcccccgcccgcccgcccgccctcgGCCCGACCTGACCCCGGGCCTCACTCGGGTCAAACAGCGGACACCTATGCGAGCTGCCATGTTTTCAGCAGGAAGTCCAGGGGAAGTGACGCCGGAAGCCGGCGTGGCCCGGCACCCCGACTTCCGGTCCGCGCAACACGGTGGTGAGGGGCAGCGGGCggttctctcttccttccaccaGCGCCACCTGTGCTCTCCTGCGTCGCTGGcgcctccctcttcttctgcttacCCCTTGCCCTGGAGCCTGACGGGAGACACAAGTGCTCTGTCTGTTGCTTGGTTTTCAGGCTCCATATTTATGCTGAAACTAACACCGAAGGACAATATGCGATTTTATGCGAGTACCTGAGTTCAACGGGTTGAGAAACAACAAGGAATCTggcttttcttcatgtttttgtgtctatgtctttgtttctctcttagcCAGTACTCGCTGAACATTCGTGTATGAGGCACTAAAAGAGTACATGAACACAATATAGCCCAGGGGGAAGGTGTCAGTCTGTTTTCTCCTGCAGTCTCCTAGCCGGCCCAGTTACTCCGTATTAATCaagtttcttggtttttttcttgtGTGGTCCTGTTCGTGCTCTGATAGTGTGTCCCAGGCCTCAACTACCCTGGGCAGGACCATTAACTGGAGACAGAAATTACGTCAAGCATGTAAGTGTGGCCAaaggggaattttattttttttttaaagattttatttatttatttgacagacagagatcacaagcaggcagagaggcaggcagagagagagagaggaggaagcaggctccccgctgagcagagagcccgatgtgggactcgatcccaggacccggagatcatgacccgagccgaaggcagaggcttaaccctctgagccacccaggcgcccccaaaggggaattttaaacttttattattatttttttaagatttaattttttaaatttttttaaattcttttttaaagatttttttttttttaatttattagtcagagatcacaagtaggcagagaggcaggtagagagagagaggaggaagcaggctccccgctgagcagagagcctgatgtggggcttgatcccagaaccctgggattatgacttgagccaaaggcagaggctttaacccacagagccacccaggggccccttaagattttatttttaaacaacctCTACAACCAACAGGgagctggaactcacaaccctaagatcaagagacagatgctctTCTGAGCCAGCCGGGGCTCCCcgactgattttaaaaattccactcaCTTGCCATTTACAGGTGACCTGCCTAAAACCAAAATGGCAAGGGAGGATTTACCTAAACCAGTATTCTAGAAATGTGATTTTTGGATCTCCTGTCCAAGTGGACCAGGGGCATTTGTTTAGAAAGCAGActtagggggtgcctgagtggctcagtgggttaaagcctctgccttcggctcaggtcatgatcccagagtcctgggatcaagccccacatcaggctctctgctcagtggggagcctgcttctcccgtgctctctctctctgcgtgtctgcctacttgtgatctctgtctgtccaataaataaataaaagtctttttttttaaatctttaaaaaaaaaaaaaagcagacttggGAATTCTACCCCAGACTTGCAGAATCTGAGTCTCAAGATTGGGGACcccaggaaatacatttttaacaagcacCTCCAGATGACACACACTGAAAGCCACACACTAGTTGGGTTCTCTGTAATTTATATACCTCATCCAAGATTTATAGATTTAAAGATTAGATAATGGTTAAGAGTCTTGAACAAATGAAAAGTGCTGTGTAGATATAAGGCTGCCATAAATATTAtagttaatataatttattaaggtATACTACTACTATTCCTCAATCTCCATTCATTTATCCCatgaaacaaatcaaaactagagagaatcaggggcacctaggtggctcagtcgcttgagtgaccaactcttgatctctgcacatgtcttaatctcggggtcatgaggtcaagccccaagtTGTACTCTAGGATGGGCATGGaatctacttaaaaacaaacaagcaaacaaacaaacaaacaaaaaactagagcGTATCAGCACCTTGTTCCCATAGACTCCCTAGTCCCAACTTCCATGCTGCTATTGTCATTCACCACCATTTTACTCCTCCAAATATCACtctgataaagaaaaagtgagagatttactcttcttaaaaatctatattttttgttactttggGACATTTAGGGTGGGAAAGAAAGATGCAATCTTGGTCCAATCTCTGGTGataatctaattttcttttttttaaatagctgaatgctttgttttttaagattttatttatttgagagagagagagagagcgcacggaggaagagtgagggggagaagcagactcccaactgagcagggaaccctatgcgatgctcgatcccaagaccctgagatcatgacctggtctaaagtcagacacttaaataactgagccatccgggtacCCCGATAATCTAATTTTCATCCtagaaaacattaattttcttGAGTATAACTACAACATTATTTTCATCCCTAAATTCTGCCAGCCTGACATTCAAGCAATACCTAAGACATTCTGCTCTTAATTGAGCCCAGTCCTTCAAATATCTGCTACCTGATATGACACCATGTGGCTTTCCCCTGAGTGAAAAGGACTGATGAAGGGTACCAAGTGATTCAAGTTGAGAAGGTGAGACCATCATTGCCTGAAGGCCACGTGTCTTCCCTGTGAGCTTAGTGAGCTCTCCTGGCCTTCCCAGTCCCCAGGAAGGCATCTCTCACTGATACTGCCTGAGAATGGGGAATTTTAGTCAGGACCCTTGAAAAGTTCCTCAAACAGTCTCTTGGCCAGGGGTGGGACTGTTTAACTGATAAACAATCTATTTAACTGTTAAGAACCATGTAGTGTGAGGCTGAGTGAATCGAATGCCGGTTTCCTAGGCCTACAAATCCTCTAGTATGGGGGTCTCAACCTGGGGTCCACAGAGCCTACAGCCATCCATGAATACAAGTGGAACTTGGATGGGGAAAATCCAAAAATCACATCTTTATTCTTACTCACCTCCaactgaaatttagcatttcctttCATTACGAAGGTAGAATGAAATTGTGCTACCGGTAGTACCCTTGACTTTGTCACAAACAGAAATTACATTTCATTCCTCATTTCACTAGGCCCTTCATGGCCTAACCTTCCCGGCCTGTGTGGCTCTCAGAGGCTCCATTGTCCACAGACAACCCACCAGAGAAGGGGGTAGCTGTGAGCAGTTAACAACTAACACCCAAAGCAGGAGAGAAACTGGATGCACCAGCTGGCGGAGGGTCTGAACAAGGCAGGTCCTGCCTGGTGGAGGTGAGAATGAACCTGGTTCTCTGGGGCACAATTAGGAGAGCAGGCATGTTTGAGGAGTTGATGTACAGTGAGGAGTGGTGAGTAAGGTTGGTGCAAGTCTCAGGACTGAGAGAGTGGAAAGGAGTTTATGAACAATACCAATGACTCTATTGGGATGGTGATGTGAATTTATCATGTGTGTGATTTCATGGAGAAAGCTAACTCTTGGGTTCATCCAGAAATACTATTTTGTCAGGCTCcctctcagtgggaagcctgcttctgcctctctctctgctgctccccccaactcatgcgtgctctctctctctctttcacttgctgtctctctctctctctctcaaataaataaataaaatcttaaaaaaaagaaaagaaggggcacctgggtggcccagctgttgggcgtctgcctttggctcgggtcatggtcctggggtcctgggatcgagccctgcattgggctccctgctcggtgggaagccagcttctccctctcccactccccctgcttctgttccctctgtcgctgtgtctttctctgtcaaataaataagtaaaaatctttaaaaaaagaaagaaagaaaagaagaacaactGTGTTTGGACCGAACTCTCAGAGCTTTAATGTAACAATCTGGGATGGGGCCCAGATACTGATGTTCTTCAAAAGCTCCCTGGATTATTCTAAAAGTGGACCAGAGTTGAGAACCAGTGGCTTACATTCCTCATGACCCTGCACTTGGGGCTGGCCAGGTGTCTCAGTTAGGATTAGATTCAGGTGCAGGGAACAAGGCACAACATAATCATAGCCCAAATAAGGGAGGGGGTTACTTCTGGCTGATATAAAAATTCAGTGCTAGTGGTTCAGAGCAAGGTTGGCCCCTGTGGTGTCAGAGGCTCAAATGCCTTATGTTGTTACCCTTCCTTGCAAGGCCTCCATTCCCAAGTTCATTCAAGAGCTAAGACTGTTATTCCAGCTCCAGCCATCATGTCTATATTCTGGCCAGCAAGAAAGACCTGGCAGAAGAGCAGAGGCCGCCATCCCGTTAATGACACTGAAATGTCCCACAGCATCCCTATATCCTCTGTGATAAAGAAACATTTCAATCTTTGTCTTCAAAGCTCTGGCTTTTGTTTTGGAAGGCCTCCTCTAAAGATAATAAAGatattctctgatttctttttttatctgagagaaagtTTATTGTTCTGATTTACTGAGacttaaaatattccattaagaAAATCCAGGTAGCTGAAATATCTCAGGGCGcctgtggctggctcagtcattagagcaagtgactcttgatgtcagggttgtgagttggagccctacattgggtgtagagatgacttacaaataaaatttaaagaaagaaagaaattggggtgcttgcgtggctcagtcagttaagcgtctcccttcggctcaggtcatgatccctgggtcctgggatcgaggctggCATttggctccctgtttggtggggagtctgcttctccctttccctctccctgttcatgctctctctctctctctctctctctctctctctcaaataaaatcttttaaaaaataattataaacgaaaatcttaaaaaagaaatatttaacactGCCCATTTCTTCAAAAGTTCtgaaataagttttaaaagacCACAGAATGTATACGCACACACTATGCCACTTAAATCACTTCCGCCATCTACACTTGAAGACTTCAAGTATAGACATAAACCCTGAAGTGCTCAGGTAAAAGCCTTACCTGAGCATAAAAGCTCATCCTAAGGCTTTTTCCGGTGAGCCTCCCCACAACATGACTGGGTAGGTATTTGGGGTTAAGTGTGAATGTTACTGGGAGGTTCCAAGTCACATGATGGGTCAatcccatttcagttttagacCAAAAGCAGCACATGATACATGCCCCTGAAGAGCCTGTGTTAAGTGTATGTGTGTAAGGGACAGGTATGTGCCAGGGGAGGTTGCCTGAAACGCATTAATAATGAATGTCAGAAGTCTGCTGTTGTCAGGAATATAGAAACATACATCTTCAGGTTCAAAGTCTTCCTGGGGATTTCTTCATCATTTCATCTGTGAGTCTCATTCAGAAACAGTTTTAGCTTCCTGCTCAGAAGGCCAAATGCCTTGGCAGCTTCGTACAGAAGACCTTGGGGGCCGCAAGTCAAGTCTACCCAAGTGGGGTTTCCAGTAGGAGAGTACCCACTGTTCCTATGAAACACTCTCCCATGCCTGTTCAGGAGCTGCAGTTTGAGCACTGGCAGAGATCAGTGCCTGGCTCTCCACCATGGCGCAGGCAGACCCTGCTGCCATCCTAAGGCTTTTTCCGGTGAGACTTCGTAAGTCGGTTTGGtttcatatttctctttcatcATGGAGGACAGCCAGCTCTGTATGTTTTCCACCAAAATATTAGTGACAACACTTCAGCTTTAAAAGATGTaacctggggggcgcctgggtggctcagtgggttaagccgctgccttcggctcaggtcatgatctcagggtcctgggatcgagtcccgcatcgggctctctgctcagcagggagcctgcttcctcctctctctctctctgcctgtgtctcttcctacttgtgatctctctctgtcaaataaataaataaaatctttaaaaaaaaaaaaaaaaagatgtaacctggggcgcctgggtggctcagtgggttaagccgctgccttcggctcaggtcatgatctcagagtcctgggatcgagccccacatcgggctctctgctcagcagggagcctgcttcctcctctctctctgcctgcctctctgcctgcttgtgatctctgtctgtcaaataaataaataaaatctttaaaaataaataaataataaaagatgtaaCCTACTATTGCTTTTTGGATTTTTCCAGAAGCAACCCTCCCATCTTGCTTGCTGCCATTTGTACCAATGTTATGATGGATGTTACGAATGTGCAGGGCCAGGCAGGGATGATCTTCTGGTGAGTGTAATGTTCAGGTCAGACCCCTTTaactgtgtttgtttgtttaaacattttgtttatttacttgagagagagagagagaacaagcagggggaggaacagagggagagggacaagtagactccatgcttagCCTGGAGCCtcatgtaggacttgatcccaggaccctgagatcatgacctgagccaaaattaagagttggatgcccaacaaactgagccacccaagtgcccctaattttttttttcttgaataaggACTTTATCTGATGTTGGAACTGGATACGTTTTCAAGGGAGCCTTTATGGTGGCAAGTATGAACTCCATGTGGCTTTCAGTAACATTCAGATACTTCCCTGCAGACTCTGCTTCATAATAAACTATTATTTCATCAGTTACAACCAGACTGCACTTTCTGTGAAGTTTCTGGTTGTGAGCTACTCCTTCATCCATGTAAGAGAACCAAAGCCTGAGCATCCGAGGGTCATCCCTCCTGTTGTCTGATCAAAGGTGTACATGAGACAAACGTCCTCTTCGTGCAGTTCCAGCCTTCTGCAACAATGGTCCCTCTCCTGGAAGCCCTCCAGCAACTCATCCCTCGGCTGCTTGATGGACATATCACAGCCTTCAAGTTTCCCTTCAGAGGCTTCCCCCAGGACGATGGGATCAGGATCTGCCCTTAGGGGAATGTCACATATGTATTTTGTCTAAAGATAGTATAGCTTTTCAAACATTCAATTCCTCAGCGATAGACTTCTCCAAAGACTTGGTCTCAGTAAGAGCTTCTGGATCCTGAGGGGATAACCGCAATTTCTTTCAAAGGATACTTTATCAGAATGGTTTTGGAGTTTCAAATCACTCACCCACATTCAATCAGACTACATCCAAGACACTGCACCCTCTGTTTTCTTGTCAATCAGCTCCTCTCAAACATAGGGCAGCATGAGGTAGTGGACGCTGTTGTATGTCTGTCCTGGACAGAAATAGGGTAAGTCAGCATCTTTGGATTCCAGGACATCAGTTCAGTAGGAAAAGGTGTATAAGGGGCTGTAAGTCTGCACAGGGAAGACAGGACACTGAACAAAGTCTCCAGGGCCATAACATAGTCCTCTACCCTGTTTGCACCCTTTTGTCTTCTCCAGTTCCTCCTGACATACCAGTTGGTCAGGACATCCATGAACTTGATCAGGCAAAGCACAACAGTATAGATCCTGTAAGCTGCCATTTTGGTGTCAAAAAAACCAATAAGTACCTGTGTGAAGGGCAGGACCCTCTGGTCTGTGATGTTGGCACTTTCTTAAGCCATGTTTTGGTTGTAGGagaattccatttcttccttattCTGCAACTTCAGGATGTTATGGATGAAGAAGCAGTAGGCACTGTACCAAGGAAGCAGCACATCCTTCAAGATATCACACATACCCTCCTCCTTAAGGCTGAGGCTTCCTGCTCTCACCGCAGGGGAGTTAATAAGATACAATCTGAAGGCATCGACACCATATTTATGGATGACTGAAAGTGGATCCAgataattcttattttgtttgctcattttttggCCAGCACTCTCCAGGATGAGCCTGTTCACAATCGCATTCCTAAAAGACACTGTCCTAAGAGAACAATGGCCAGCACCACCAGAGTGTAAACCCATCCTCTGGTCTGGTCAGCGTCTCAGCATCCTCAAACTCCCTCTTGCTTTCAAATGATAATGAAGTTGAGCATAGGGCATGCTGCCACTCTTGAACCAGCAGTCAAACTCTTTAGAGATGCGGTGCAACAATTTTCACAGCAGGCAGGGATGGTCAGATGGTCAATGCTCTCTCTGTGCAGATCAGAGATCTTTTTTCCCAACAGTTCTTCAAGTTCTGCCATTGACCCAATGCGTACTGCCTCCTCAAAGTCATCACTGACCCACAATGCGATTGGGGTGCCCCACTACCTGTTTCTGGAAATTGCCCAGTCACATGCATTCTTCAGCAAGTTTCCTAAACACTTTTCTCGTACAAACCCTGGGACCCAGAAACACAGGTCACTAATTCCTCAGCAACCAGTCTAACCAACTTCTCCACCAGCTAGGCTCTGCTTTATAAATGAGGGGAGTGACCAACCTCCAGCAAGAAGGGTAGCTGTGAGTGAAGGTACTGGCAACAAGAAGTCGGCCTCCTTTTTTCAGGGTCCTGATgatgtttttatgtttctgtcAGCATCCCTCACAGGCTGTCCTGTGAAATCAGTCACTTCTGATGTCGAACAACCTCAAGCATCCATAGGGCGAAAAGGGGAAGTCTCTCCACGTGATGCTGAAGTCCACACAGACCCAATAATCATCAGCACTAAAGTAAAGAACCTGGTGGGCCCGTCTAGGGCCCTTCGCCTCCTGCACATGGCCATCAGCAAGCCCAGTAAAAGCACGATTCTCCTTACCTGCTCAAGATAGTCAAACAGGGGCCTATATCTCTTGCTCTTTGAGATAGGTGCCAGGAAGTCTTTCAAGGATCTCATAGTCACTCTCCATCTTATGGAGG encodes the following:
- the IDH3B gene encoding isocitrate dehydrogenase [NAD] subunit beta, mitochondrial isoform X2, with protein sequence MAARIGVRCLTRALVAAPNPGAWRSLCTSAVAQAASRSQAEDMRVEGAFPVTMLPGDGVGPELMHAVKEVFKAASVPVEFQEHHLSEVQNMASEEKLEQVLSSMKENKVAIIGKIHTPMEYKGELASYDMRLRRKLDLFANVVHVKSLPGYKTRHNNLDLVIIREQTEGEYSSLEHESARGVIECLKIVTRTKSQRIAKFAFDYATKKGRGKVTAVHKANIMKLGDGLFLQCCEEVAELYPKIKFETMIIDNCCMQLVQNPYQFDVLVMPNLYGNIIDNLAAGLVGGAGVVPGESYSAEYAVFETGARHPFAQAVGRNIANPTAMLLSASNMLRHLNLEYHSNMIADAVKKVIKVGKVRTSDMGGYATCQDFTEAVIGALPQP
- the IDH3B gene encoding isocitrate dehydrogenase [NAD] subunit beta, mitochondrial isoform X1, giving the protein MAARIGVRCLTRALVAAPNPGAWRSLCTSAVAQAASRSQAEDMRVEGAFPVTMLPGDGVGPELMHAVKEVFKAASVPVEFQEHHLSEVQNMASEEKLEQVLSSMKENKVAIIGKIHTPMEYKGELASYDMRLRRKLDLFANVVHVKSLPGYKTRHNNLDLVIIREQTEGEYSSLEHESARGVIECLKIVTRTKSQRIAKFAFDYATKKGRGKVTAVHKANIMKLGDGLFLQCCEEVAELYPKIKFETMIIDNCCMQLVQNPYQFDVLVMPNLYGNIIDNLAAGLVGGAGVVPGESYSAEYAVFETGARHPFAQAVGRNIANPTAMLLSASNMLRHLNLEYHSNMIADAVKKVIKVGKVRTRDMGGYSTTTDFIKSVIGHLHPHGG